A genomic window from Candidatus Nomurabacteria bacterium includes:
- a CDS encoding YifB family Mg chelatase-like AAA ATPase: protein MNKKSAQKQKPGFNNNGFSQAVVPSKSGFTQTQKPIYRHHPQLDDGIFYSYSYCCTIGGMIESPISIGYTSVAVHVECSTSNGLPSLTIVGLASKAVDESKERIRAAIVASGYVFPRKRIIVNLAPADIQKNSSSLDTAIALGILHADKQIALKKPIVAIGELGLDGSIHATRGIIGLLKSYISDNTKDIYFPTQNSMQVQALGLQSAYAVPNLKSIVEHLNGNRPLIAAQPGLLSTNKISALVEPIDFAEIIGQQAAKRALIIAAAGGHNILLSGPPGTGKSMLAKAFISILPDLTLEQSLETTHIHSLAGAEIEMLLTHPPLRSPHHTSSNVAIIGGGHTLRPGEISLAHNGVLFLDELPEFPRSIIEALRQPLEDNVVTISRAQSSTTYPSDFILMATSNPCPCGYYGSTKACTCNAHEIARYQKKISGPILDRIDMHFTVSTVDHENLLKKTSLKESPDIKVIVSTARKIQKQRTDAPNARLSNKELKRVMNINKDAESFLNSAAQKMDISARSYMKTVKLARTIADLEKSNEITTAHITEALQYRPKQTVL, encoded by the coding sequence TTGAATAAAAAAAGTGCTCAAAAACAAAAACCTGGCTTTAATAACAACGGCTTCTCGCAAGCCGTTGTTCCAAGCAAATCAGGTTTTACACAGACACAAAAACCTATATACCGTCATCACCCGCAGCTTGATGACGGTATTTTTTATTCATACTCATATTGTTGTACTATAGGGGGTATGATTGAATCACCTATTAGTATTGGCTACACTTCGGTTGCGGTACATGTAGAATGTAGCACTTCTAATGGGCTGCCATCTCTCACCATAGTAGGACTCGCAAGTAAAGCAGTAGATGAATCAAAAGAACGGATCAGAGCAGCAATTGTAGCAAGTGGATATGTATTCCCAAGAAAACGCATAATTGTTAATTTAGCACCCGCAGATATACAGAAGAATAGTTCTAGCCTCGATACAGCTATCGCGCTTGGTATACTGCATGCGGATAAACAAATAGCGCTTAAGAAACCTATCGTTGCCATCGGAGAACTTGGTTTAGATGGTTCTATACACGCAACACGAGGTATTATTGGTTTACTTAAAAGCTATATCAGCGACAATACCAAAGACATATACTTCCCTACTCAAAATAGCATGCAAGTTCAGGCTCTTGGACTGCAATCTGCGTATGCTGTACCTAATTTAAAGTCTATTGTAGAACATTTGAATGGCAATAGACCTTTAATAGCAGCTCAGCCTGGTTTGCTGTCTACGAACAAGATTTCTGCTCTCGTTGAACCCATTGATTTTGCTGAAATTATTGGGCAACAAGCTGCAAAACGAGCACTCATTATCGCTGCAGCAGGCGGTCATAATATTCTGTTATCAGGGCCCCCTGGCACAGGAAAAAGTATGCTCGCCAAAGCATTCATAAGTATTTTGCCCGATCTTACCTTAGAACAATCACTAGAAACAACACATATCCATAGCTTGGCAGGAGCAGAAATAGAAATGCTACTGACTCATCCACCACTTAGGTCACCACATCATACTTCTAGTAATGTTGCGATTATTGGTGGTGGGCACACGCTACGCCCTGGTGAAATAAGTCTTGCGCACAATGGGGTTTTGTTTTTAGATGAGCTGCCCGAATTCCCTCGGTCTATTATAGAAGCTCTTCGTCAGCCACTAGAAGATAATGTTGTAACAATCTCTCGGGCGCAATCTAGTACCACATACCCAAGTGATTTTATACTTATGGCAACCAGCAATCCATGTCCGTGTGGGTATTATGGGAGCACCAAAGCATGCACCTGCAACGCCCACGAAATAGCCAGATACCAAAAAAAGATTTCAGGACCAATATTAGATCGTATCGACATGCATTTTACTGTGTCTACTGTAGATCACGAAAATTTACTAAAGAAAACTAGCCTTAAAGAATCTCCTGACATAAAAGTGATTGTTAGCACAGCCAGAAAGATACAAAAACAACGCACAGATGCCCCGAACGCACGGCTTTCTAATAAAGAACTTAAGCGTGTGATGAATATTAACAAAGATGCAGAATCATTTCTCAATAGTGCCGCTCAAAAAATGGATATATCGGCACGTTCATACATGAAGACGGTAAAGTTAGCCCGTACGATTGCCGACCTAGAGAAATCAAATGAGATAACAACGGCACATATTACCGAAGCGCTGCAATATAGACCAAAACAAACGGTATTATAA